The Cetobacterium sp. 8H DNA window AGTAACTTTATTTTTCATTATATCCATATTAATGCTTTTAAGAGCTTTGTAATCACCGTAGTAAAAATCAAAGTCCCTAACTGCAATTCTTACATCTTGTTTCATCTATTTTCCTCCAAATTATTTTTCGAATTTATTTCTGATATAAGCTCCAATAAGATTGAAACCAACTGTTATAAAGACAAGAACAAACAATGTTCCATGCATATTTGATGCAGGCATATTAGGCACCTGTGTAGAAATTACATATAGATGGTAAGGAAGCGCCATAACTTGATCAAATATAGATTCAGGTAAAAACGGTAGATAGAAAGCTGCCGCAGTAAATAATATCGGTGCAGTTTCTCCAGCCGCTCTAGATATACTTAAAATTACACCAGTAGATATACCAGGAAGAGCAGCAGGGATAATAATTTTAGAAATAGTTTCCCATTTTGTAGCTCCTAATGCCAACGAAGCTTCTCTTAAACTATTAGGAACAGCTAGCAAAGCTTCTCTTGTAGCTGTAATAATAACAGGTAAACACATAATTCCTAAAGTAAGAGAACCAGATATAATCGAAACTCCTAAGTTAAAATATATTACGAAAAGTGCCATTCCAAATAATCCATAAATAATACTAGGGATACCGGCTAGATTGACTATAGTCAAGTTAATGATTCTAGTTAATAGATTGTCTTTAGCATATTCAACTAAATAAACACCAGTTAAAACTCCAAAAGGAACGGATACGGCAATCGTACCAAGAGTTAGATAAATAGTTCCAATAATAGCTGGGAAAATTCCTCCAGCTCTCATCCCTTTTTTTGGAACTTCTGTTAAGAATTCCCAGCTTATTGATGGTGCTCCTTTATACAAAATATATCCTAAGATAAAAAATATTGGTAAAATAGAGAGTAAAGCGATTGCTTTTATAAAAAATTCTATAGTTTGACCACTTCTTCCTTTTAAAATATTCATTTGTTCCTCCTATTTTCCCATTAATTTTCTTGATTTACGAATATATTTGTCAGCAATACTATTAGTTAGGAAACTTATAGCAAATAGAACTAATCCAATTGCGAACAGAGCATGGTAGTGCTCGCTGCCTTTAACAACTTCACCCATTTCTGCAGCTATTGTAGCTGTTAGAGTTCTAACAGGTGAAAGAGGTGAAGATGCCATAATAGGAGCATTTCCTGTAATCATTAGAACAGCCATAGTTTCACCAATTATTCTACCGAATCCTAGCATAATTCCTGCAAAAATACCTGGGAAAGCAGCAGGAAGTAAAATTTTAAAAACTGTTTCTAGTTTATTTGCTCCAAGGGCAAGAGAAGCTTCTCTATAAGATTTGTCTAAAGCATTCAAAGCATCATCTGATAAACTTACAATAGTAGGAATAGCCATGAATGAAAGCATGATTCCACCAGTTAAAGCATTTAATCCACTAGTCAATCCAAAAGTATCTTTTATGAATCCTGAAAGAACATAAAGCCCTAGATAACCTAAAACAACTGATGGAAGAGCAGACATAGTTTCAATTGTTATTTTTAGAGTTTTTCTAGTTTTGCTACTAGCAAATTCTGAAAGATATATAGTTGTAACTATTCCGATAGGAATAGAAATTCCAAGAGCAACGATAGTTACCCAAAACGAACCAACCAAAAGAGGTAGTAAACCATACTTTCCAGAAAGAGAGATCCAATCAGTTCCAAAGAAAAAATTAGAAACAGGATATTCTCTGAAAAATTCCAAACTGTTAATTAAAATAAAAATAAATATAAGCAAAACAATTAGAATGTTAAAGATACCAACCAAAGAATTAACACCAGTCATGGTAGAATCTTTAAGCTTTCTTAAATTAAACATATAAACCTCCTAAAATATATGTAAAAGAAATTAAAAATTACAATAATTATATAAATTAATCTACGTATTATATTAAACTTTCCTTGTTAAAATAGAATTAAACTAATGTAAAAAATGTGTAAATTTTTTTTTACAACTCTTTTACATTAAATTTAAACGGGTTTTACAAATTTAGTTTATACTTGTGTAAAAGGAAAAACATAAAAAAGTGATAATAAATAATTAAATAATAAAATAAAATTTTTAGGAGGAAAAAATGAAAAAATTTTTTATGATTGGATTGATAGGACTTATGGGGTTAAATTCTACACACGCAATGGCTTCTAAAATAGTTCAGGTAAAGGGATCGGATACAATAGTAAATGTTTCTCAGTACATAGCAGAGGAATACATGGGGAAAAATAAAGATGCAAGAATAGCTGTAACTGGTGGAGGATCAGGAGTAGGAATATCATCTTTAATAAATGGAACTGCTGATATTGGAATGGCTTCAAGAAGTATAAAACCAAAAGAGTTAGAAGCTGCTAAAGCAAAAGGTGAAGAAATAAAAGAAGTAGTTTTAGGATATGATGGAATAACAGCTATTGTAAATCAAAAAAATGGTATTAAAAATTTAACACATCAAGATTTAGCTAAAATTTTCAGAGGAGAAATAACAAACTGGAAACAATTAGGTGGAGATGATGCAACAATAGTTGTTCTTTCAAGAGATTCTTCTTCAGGAACTCATGAGTTTTTCAAAGAGCACATAATAAGAGAAGAGAATACGAAAAAAGATGCCGAATATGGAGAAAAGACTTTATATATGCCTTCAAACGAAGCGATAAAACAAGAGGTAAAAAATAACAAATATGCTATCGGTTATATTGGTATGGGATATGTAGATAACTCTGTAAAAAGTTTAAGTATAGATTCTGTAGAACCAACAGTTGAAAATGTATCAACTAAAAAGTATCCAATAGCTAGAGAAGTGTTCTGGTATGTTAAAAATACAGATAATAAAGATGTAAATAATTTAGTAGATTTTGCACTGTCAAAAGATGGTCAAAAGATAGTTGCTGATGAAGGTTTTGTTCCAGTAAAATAATTAAGAGATGGTGTCTTTAGTATACAGAGACACCTTTTTCTATTTGTGGTATAATGATAAGAAAGAAAAAAATAAGGGAGAAATTATGAAAGTATTAGTAGTAGAGGACGATTTAGAAATACAAGCATTAATAAACTATTATTTTACAAAAGAAGGCTACGAAGTGACTGTAGCATCGGATGGTTTAGAAGGTCTTAAATATTTAAAAAAAGAAAAGCATGAACTTATAATTCTAGATTTGATGCTTCCTAATTTGGATGGAACTAATTTTACAAAAATAGTAAAAGAGATGGATGAAGAATATGGAACTCCTTATATAATAATGCTTACAGCAAAAACAGAAGTGGAGGATGTTTTAAAAGGATTAGAGATAGGGGCGGACGATTACATGAAAAAACCTTTTGATCCTAGAGAATTGCTATTGAGAGGAAAAAAACTTTTAAATAAACAAGAAAAAAATAAAAAAATAAGAAATAGATTTCTTACTTTAGAAATAGATGAGGATAAACATTTAGTTACTAATGAAGGGATAGAAATAGAACTTTCTAAAAAAGAGTATGATTTATTACTACTTTTAATTAAAAATAGAGGAATAGTTGTGAGTAGAGAGAAAATTCTTGATAAGGTTTGGGGAAGTAATTACTATACGGGAGATAGAACTGTTGATGTATATATTTCTAAATTAAGAGAAAAAATGCCATTTTTAATGGAATGTATAAAAACTGTGAAAGGAGTTGGATACAGATTAGAAGAAAAGAGATAATTGCACTTTTATTTATTATTTTAATAGAAATTTTATTTATAATATCAAATATATCTTTTTTATCAAGCCTTTATAAAGATAGTGTAAAAAATAGTTTAAGAGATAATGTTTTTATTATATCTAATTTAATAAAAGAGTATGACAAACAAAAATATCAGAAAATTTTTAAAAATTCAGATGTACGTTTTAATATAATACATGAGGATGGAGTTGTTATTTATGACTCTAAAAAATATGATAAAGAGTATGAACTTGAAAATCATGGTGCTCGAAAAGAAGTTTTAGCTCTACAAAATAATGAGATGGGGTTTGATATAAGAAAAAGCTCGGTTTCTGATGAAGTGACAGCATATTATGCTGAGAAAGAAATAAATAAAGATGGAGAAACTATAATTGTTAGAGTCTCTAAAAGTTATGGAAGCACACAAAAAATATTAAGGGTTATACTACTTGCAGAAATATTATTTTTTACTCTTTTGAATATAGTTATACACTCTTTTTATAAAAACTATTTAAAAAGAGATGTATATAGAAAAATAGAAATTATTGAAAAATACTTAAAGGATGAAGGAAGAGGCGGGACTCTTTATTTTGAGAAAGATCCATGGATCCTAAATCTTTGGGATATAGTCCAAAAATGGCAAGAGAAAAATCTTGAGAACATAGTTGAGTTAAATCGTGAAAAGCGTATTTTACACCAAATTATAACCTCAATAGATGCTTCGATATGTCTGTTTGATGATAGATTTAAATTAATAATTAAAAATACTCGTTTTAATTATCTTTATGAAAAAGATAAAATGAGTTATTTGGATTTAATAAAAGATATTGAAATAATAGATATTATGAAAAGAACGATAGAACAAAAACAAAATCAAAAATCAGAGGTATATATACCTAGATTAAAAAGATATTTTAGTGTAAATATAAAATTTTTAGATCAAGATCAAAGATATCTTTTATCAGTTAAAGATATAACACAAACTAAAGGTATGATAGAAGTTCAAAAGACATTTATAAGTAATATAAGTCATGAACTAAAAACGCCTTTAACAAATATAAAAGGGTATGTTATAGCTTTAGAAGATGCTCCTGAATTATTAAAATTACAATTTATAAAAACTATAAAAAACAATATTGATAAATTAGAAAATATTATAGTAGATTTTTTAAATATAACAAAAATAGAAAGTTCAAAAATTGTAAATATTGAAAAAATTTCAGTAGAAAGATTAAAAATGGAATTGAATTTAGCGCTTAGTGAAAGAATAAAAAGTAGTGGAGCACTTATAACTTATAATTTGAATCTCCTAAATAAACATGGAGAATTGAATATTGACTTTGAAAAAGTACTGACAATAATTAAAAATTTAGTAGAAAATGCTATAGTTTATAGAGGGAGTAAAATACCAGAAATAGAGATTTCTATAATAGAAACTAAAAGTAAGTATAAAATAGGAATAAAAGATAATGGTATTGGAATGGCTCCAGAAGATGTAGAAAAAATATTTGAAAGATTTTATAGAGTCGATAAAGCTAGAACAAGTAATAAAGCTGGTACAGGTTTAGGACTCTCAATAGTTAAAGAATTAGTCGAAATCTGTGGTGGAAAAATAGATGTTTTATCAAAAGAGGGTAAAGGGAGTATCTTCATATTTACTATTTTGAAATAAAAATTTACAAAATTTATGCTGTATGCTATAGTAAATTAGAACAAAACAACCACAAAGGGGGATAAAATGGCTAAGATAAAAAGCGTAGTGGTAGCACATGCTGCACAAATGAGTCAACAAATAGGAGGAGCTGTAGATATTTTTGGTTCTTTTGATAACCTAATTCAACCGATATTTCCTTATCCGATGATGAGATTATCGATAATTTTAACTTTTGAGGAGTTGACAAAACCAACAGTTTTTGAAGTGAGATTAAATGGTCCAGATGATGACCTTATATCTAGAGGAGAATTAACTCCTATGATTGATCCACTAGGTGTTGGAAAGAAAATTATAGACATAGATAAATTCCTTGTAAAAAATAGAGGGAAATATACAATAGATATTTTTGAAAAAGAAGGAAGTGAATTAAAGTTTATAAAAACTGAAACTTTATTTATAGCTGAATATCCTCCACAAAGAAGATTTACAGAGGAACAAATTGAAGAGATTTCAAAAAATGATGAACTTATAAGAAGTGTAAAAACTGAATTTAAACCATTTGGTTTTGAAAATCCAATAAAACTTCAGCACAATCTTTTAAAAGAGGCTCCAATTGAGGAAGGTTTCTTATCTATTCCAGAAAATGATAGATTAGAAATAGATGGTCAACTTGTTGAATTAACAGGAGTTAGAAGACAAATAGAATGGATGTTTGGAAATCCAATACCTAAAGAAGAGCCGGAAACAAAAGAGGAAAAAATAGAAGAATAATTAATTAGAGCTACTTTTAAAAGTAGCTCTTTTTTTAAAAAATAAAAAAAAGTATTTGACATCAAAAAAAAAATATGATAATATCTTATCTGTAAGGAAGGCTATCCTAACTGGTAAGGAACCGGTCTTGAAAACCGGCGTCGCAAGACTTCAGAGTTCGAGTCTCTGGTCTTCCGCCATAAACGGTGAAGTGGCAGAGTGGCCTAATGCACTCCCCTGCTAAGGGAGAGTACGGTTAACCCCGTACCGTGAGTTCAAATCTCACCTTCACCGCCATTTATAAAAATAACTAAGGTAGATATACTACCTTTTTTTTATAGCTAAAATCTGCACCCGTGGCTCAATTGGATAGAGCACCTGACTACGGATCAGGGGGTTAGGGGTTCGATTCCTCTCGGGTGCGCCACTAATTTAAAAATAAAAAGACAGTGAAAACTGTCTTTTTTTGTTTTTCCTATTTGTAAGCATTTCCTGCAAGTCCAACCGCTAATTTAGCTTTTGTTATTTTTTCTTTAGCAAGTGTTCTAGCTTTAAGAGCTCCTTTTGCTAAAACTTCTTCAACATATTCCATGTTGTTAACAAGCTCTTCTCTTCTTTCTCTAGCATCTTTAAAGTAATCAAGAATAGCGTTTAAAAGCTCAGTCTTAGCATGTCCATATCCGTAGTTACCTGCAACGAATTTAGCTTTCATTTCTTCAACTTGTTCTTTAGTAGCAAATAGTTCATAAAGTTTTGTAATGTTGTTATCAGGGTTTTTACTTTCTTCTAATGGAGTAGAATCTGTAACAATACTCATAACTTGTTTTTTTAATTCTTTTTTAGATGCAAACATATTGATGGTATTTCCATAAGATTTACTCATCTTTTGTCCATCTGTCCCAGGAACAACAGCAAGTGATTCTAAAATTTGAGGTTCTGGAAGTTTGAAAAGTTCTACTTCATATTGTTGATTGAATTTCATAGCAATATCTCTTGTCATCTCAAGATGCTGCTTTTGGTCTTTACCAACTGGAACGATATCAGCGTCATACATTAAAATATCAGCAGCCATAAGAACTGGATATGTAAGTAATCCAGTATTAGCACTAAATCCTTTTGCAGTTTTATCTTTATATGAGTGACCTCTTTCTAAAAGACCAACTGGAGTTATATTAGAAAGTAACCAAGTTAATTCTGTATGCTCAGGAACATCTGATTGTAGAAAAATAGTTGATTTTTCAGGATCAAGTCCAAGAGCTAAATAATCTAATACGATATTGTAAGAGTTTTCTCTTAATGTTTTTGGATCAGTAAGAGAAGTTAGTGAATGATAGTCAGCGATAAAATAAAATCCTTCATAGCTGTCTTGATTGTCAATAAACTGTTTCATAGCACCGAAATAATTACCTAAATGTAATATTCCGCTAGGTTGAATACCTGAAATACTTCTTTTCATAAAAAACTCCTTTATGTGTAAAATGATATATTTTTATATATAATTTTACATTATTTTCCTTAAATTATCAATAGAGTAGATTTTTCTTGTGAAAGAGAGTTGAATTGACTATAATAAAATAAAAAAATAGGAGGTAGAATTATGAACGAAATGATTTTAAAGTTTAGAGAAAAAATAAAAGAAAAAAAATTAATTGATTCTATGTTAGCTTTACTTCAATGGGATTTGGAGACTCAAACACCAAAAGGTGGTTATAAATTACTCTCTGAAATGATAGGAGAATTGAGTTTGAAAAGTTATAATTTGACTACTTCTGAAGAATTTATATCTCTTGTAAATAAACTTAAAGTTAATGAGAATGAATTGGATGAGATAACAAAAAAAGAGGTTGAGCTTTTAATTGAAGAGATAGAAAAGGTAAAGGTCATTCCTTCTGAAGAGTATAGAGCGTATTCTGAATTGACAGCTAAAGCTCAAGGAGTTTGGGAAAAAGCAAGAGAAACTAATGATTTTAAAAGCTTTGCCCCAATATTAGGACAAATTTTTAATTATAATAAAAAATTTATAGAGTATAGAAATACGGGTAAAAATTTATATTCAGTTTTATTAGATGACTATGAAAAAGGGATGGATATAGAAAAATTAGATCTTTTTTTTGAAGAGCTGAAAAATGAGATAGTTCCTTTATTAAAAGAGATTTCAAATAACAAAAGAGATTTTCAAAAAAAGGTAGATTTTAATGTAGATAAAGAGCAACAAAAAAATCTTTCAATTGATATTTTAGAATATATTGGATTTGATTTAGAAAGAGGAGTAATATCAGAAAGTGCACATCCGTTTACGTTAACTGTAAGTAAAGATGATGTTAGATTAACCACAAGATATTTTGAAAATAT harbors:
- the pstA gene encoding phosphate ABC transporter permease PstA — encoded protein: MNILKGRSGQTIEFFIKAIALLSILPIFFILGYILYKGAPSISWEFLTEVPKKGMRAGGIFPAIIGTIYLTLGTIAVSVPFGVLTGVYLVEYAKDNLLTRIINLTIVNLAGIPSIIYGLFGMALFVIYFNLGVSIISGSLTLGIMCLPVIITATREALLAVPNSLREASLALGATKWETISKIIIPAALPGISTGVILSISRAAGETAPILFTAAAFYLPFLPESIFDQVMALPYHLYVISTQVPNMPASNMHGTLFVLVFITVGFNLIGAYIRNKFEK
- the pstC gene encoding phosphate ABC transporter permease subunit PstC; translation: MFNLRKLKDSTMTGVNSLVGIFNILIVLLIFIFILINSLEFFREYPVSNFFFGTDWISLSGKYGLLPLLVGSFWVTIVALGISIPIGIVTTIYLSEFASSKTRKTLKITIETMSALPSVVLGYLGLYVLSGFIKDTFGLTSGLNALTGGIMLSFMAIPTIVSLSDDALNALDKSYREASLALGANKLETVFKILLPAAFPGIFAGIMLGFGRIIGETMAVLMITGNAPIMASSPLSPVRTLTATIAAEMGEVVKGSEHYHALFAIGLVLFAISFLTNSIADKYIRKSRKLMGK
- a CDS encoding phosphate ABC transporter substrate-binding protein, with amino-acid sequence MKKFFMIGLIGLMGLNSTHAMASKIVQVKGSDTIVNVSQYIAEEYMGKNKDARIAVTGGGSGVGISSLINGTADIGMASRSIKPKELEAAKAKGEEIKEVVLGYDGITAIVNQKNGIKNLTHQDLAKIFRGEITNWKQLGGDDATIVVLSRDSSSGTHEFFKEHIIREENTKKDAEYGEKTLYMPSNEAIKQEVKNNKYAIGYIGMGYVDNSVKSLSIDSVEPTVENVSTKKYPIAREVFWYVKNTDNKDVNNLVDFALSKDGQKIVADEGFVPVK
- a CDS encoding response regulator transcription factor — encoded protein: MKVLVVEDDLEIQALINYYFTKEGYEVTVASDGLEGLKYLKKEKHELIILDLMLPNLDGTNFTKIVKEMDEEYGTPYIIMLTAKTEVEDVLKGLEIGADDYMKKPFDPRELLLRGKKLLNKQEKNKKIRNRFLTLEIDEDKHLVTNEGIEIELSKKEYDLLLLLIKNRGIVVSREKILDKVWGSNYYTGDRTVDVYISKLREKMPFLMECIKTVKGVGYRLEEKR
- a CDS encoding cell wall metabolism sensor histidine kinase WalK, whose translation is MYKNCERSWIQIRRKEIIALLFIILIEILFIISNISFLSSLYKDSVKNSLRDNVFIISNLIKEYDKQKYQKIFKNSDVRFNIIHEDGVVIYDSKKYDKEYELENHGARKEVLALQNNEMGFDIRKSSVSDEVTAYYAEKEINKDGETIIVRVSKSYGSTQKILRVILLAEILFFTLLNIVIHSFYKNYLKRDVYRKIEIIEKYLKDEGRGGTLYFEKDPWILNLWDIVQKWQEKNLENIVELNREKRILHQIITSIDASICLFDDRFKLIIKNTRFNYLYEKDKMSYLDLIKDIEIIDIMKRTIEQKQNQKSEVYIPRLKRYFSVNIKFLDQDQRYLLSVKDITQTKGMIEVQKTFISNISHELKTPLTNIKGYVIALEDAPELLKLQFIKTIKNNIDKLENIIVDFLNITKIESSKIVNIEKISVERLKMELNLALSERIKSSGALITYNLNLLNKHGELNIDFEKVLTIIKNLVENAIVYRGSKIPEIEISIIETKSKYKIGIKDNGIGMAPEDVEKIFERFYRVDKARTSNKAGTGLGLSIVKELVEICGGKIDVLSKEGKGSIFIFTILK
- the trpS gene encoding tryptophan--tRNA ligase: MKRSISGIQPSGILHLGNYFGAMKQFIDNQDSYEGFYFIADYHSLTSLTDPKTLRENSYNIVLDYLALGLDPEKSTIFLQSDVPEHTELTWLLSNITPVGLLERGHSYKDKTAKGFSANTGLLTYPVLMAADILMYDADIVPVGKDQKQHLEMTRDIAMKFNQQYEVELFKLPEPQILESLAVVPGTDGQKMSKSYGNTINMFASKKELKKQVMSIVTDSTPLEESKNPDNNITKLYELFATKEQVEEMKAKFVAGNYGYGHAKTELLNAILDYFKDARERREELVNNMEYVEEVLAKGALKARTLAKEKITKAKLAVGLAGNAYK
- a CDS encoding carboxypeptidase M32 codes for the protein MILKFREKIKEKKLIDSMLALLQWDLETQTPKGGYKLLSEMIGELSLKSYNLTTSEEFISLVNKLKVNENELDEITKKEVELLIEEIEKVKVIPSEEYRAYSELTAKAQGVWEKARETNDFKSFAPILGQIFNYNKKFIEYRNTGKNLYSVLLDDYEKGMDIEKLDLFFEELKNEIVPLLKEISNNKRDFQKKVDFNVDKEQQKNLSIDILEYIGFDLERGVISESAHPFTLTVSKDDVRLTTRYFENIPFSSIFSTIHEGGHGIYEQNIDEDIKDTILADGASMGIHESQSRFYENIIGRSKEFWIGYLDRAQKYYPQLKGISADEIYKAINQVEPSLIRVEADELTYSLHIMIRYEIEKGIFSGEYQVEDLPEIWKNKMIEYLGVEPKLDSEGVLQDVHWSCGLIGYFPSYALGNVYSAQILNTMKKEFNVSGVLERGELFRIKEWLSTNIHRYGKLKSPEEIIEKVTGEGINSKYYIEYLKEKYRKIYN